One window from the genome of Bdellovibrio sp. NC01 encodes:
- a CDS encoding helix-turn-helix transcriptional regulator → MSQIDQFLGALKRTLKAKNILYRDLAKSLDLSESSVKRILSSKSLSLERLEEICRLADISFSEVVKSANLEDGNQVMTLTDEQEKALAENARLLHYYMMLHDGKTPQKIEKEYQITRAESQKFLFQLDRLNLIELHPRDKVKMKKQGFLRFRRDGPVGKAMFEQTKSSYLSYEFKPEDYIRFSLLRVSPPTLAKYKSKLDRLMLDLQEEARFEAEHNVPVVDTGVLLSYRPWQYSYMDAIKKKES, encoded by the coding sequence ATGTCGCAAATAGACCAATTTTTAGGTGCTCTGAAACGGACTCTGAAAGCTAAGAATATTCTGTACAGAGATCTCGCAAAATCCCTCGACCTCAGTGAGTCGAGTGTAAAACGAATTCTTTCCTCTAAAAGTTTAAGTCTGGAACGTCTTGAAGAAATTTGCAGACTTGCTGATATCAGTTTTTCTGAAGTGGTGAAGAGTGCAAATCTTGAAGACGGCAATCAAGTGATGACGTTGACGGATGAGCAGGAAAAAGCATTGGCGGAAAATGCACGACTGCTTCATTACTACATGATGCTTCATGATGGAAAGACGCCGCAAAAAATTGAAAAGGAATATCAAATCACGCGCGCTGAATCGCAGAAATTTTTATTTCAGTTGGATCGCCTTAATTTGATTGAATTGCATCCACGCGATAAAGTGAAAATGAAGAAGCAGGGCTTCTTGCGTTTCCGCCGTGATGGCCCCGTTGGTAAGGCGATGTTTGAGCAGACCAAATCTAGCTATTTGTCTTACGAGTTTAAACCCGAAGATTACATTCGCTTTTCGTTGCTGAGGGTCAGCCCTCCTACGTTGGCGAAATACAAGTCAAAGTTAGATAGGCTTATGTTGGATCTCCAAGAGGAAGCGCGTTTCGAGGCAGAGCACAATGTTCCTGTCGTCGATACTGGTGTCCTTTTGTCCTACCGTCCGTGGCAGTATTCTTAT